In one Lolium rigidum isolate FL_2022 chromosome 3, APGP_CSIRO_Lrig_0.1, whole genome shotgun sequence genomic region, the following are encoded:
- the LOC124696821 gene encoding uncharacterized protein LOC124696821: MAALRVAARRLVSGGSQTPVVAVGEAQRRIFPRLFQVNRATSTTSSAAAANSNTAAAKGLEAEGQERLLKEIRNRREQLYDLTSEAQTMYNIPGTAGQEVAQLRRELAAQIEPRSNDRTWRILRGISIFERYGGIMAFMFSICVLTGMATGSIVELGPEERRWIKKKRKEASKGRSGANVS; this comes from the exons ATGGCGGCGCTTCGAGTTGCGGCGAGGAGGCTCGTCAGTGGCGGCAGCCAGACGCCGGTCGTGGCCGTGGGAGAGGCGCAGCGCCGGATCTTCCCGAGGCTCTTCCAGGTCAACCGGGCAACTTCTACCACGTCCTCCGCGGCTGCTGCAAACAGCAATACGGCAGCCGCCAAG GGTCTCGAAGCTGAAGGACAGGAAAGACTCTTGAAGGAAATCCGTAATAGGAGGGAGCAGCTGTACGATCTGACATCGGAGGCGCAAACAATGTACAACATTCCAGGCACGGCAGGCCAAGAAGTTGCTCAGCTGCGCCGGGAGCTTGCAGCTCAAATTGAGCCTAGATCCAATGATAGGACGTG GCGCATACTACGAGGAATAAGTATATTTGAGCGTTATGGGGGAATTATGGCGTTTATGTTTTCCATATGTGTGCTGACGGGCATGGCCACTGGCTCAATTGTTGAATTGGGGCCAGAAGAACGGCGATGGATCAAGAAGAAACGGAAGGAGGCAAGCAAGGGGAGGAGTGGAGCCAATGTCTCTTAA